A DNA window from Zonotrichia albicollis isolate bZonAlb1 chromosome 2, bZonAlb1.hap1, whole genome shotgun sequence contains the following coding sequences:
- the AASDHPPT gene encoding L-aminoadipate-semialdehyde dehydrogenase-phosphopantetheinyl transferase isoform X1 — MGQRDSLPSQRGPAAACGAPRHAASPQAVRRRSPLSAPSEQRTPTCSQHPQLTDRSGPPSAAATPADWLLPASFSRSLHSEWLRLPPLQAGRLLMRKLMAEELCIPWNEVHLQRTPKGKPFLASNIVGINSNYSFNVSHQGDYAVLAAEPELQVGIDIMKTDLPGSSSIPNFFHLMKRQFTETEWDVIKSMSNEWMQLDMFYRHWALKESFLKAIGVGIGFNLQRIEFNVSPLQLEIGKVYKETKMFLDGEKEEEWTFEETRLDGNHHVAVALGKQEGFAQKDSDVHSMEPNQPQFTLLTFEDLVASGIPVAPEDSAYWDNFCSKQEGPVRQSSHSR, encoded by the exons ATGGGGCAAAGGGATTCCCTTCCCTCACAGCGCGGCCCGGCCGCGGCATGCGGCGCTCCCCGCCATGCCGCCTCTCCGCAGGCGGTGAGGCGCCGGTCCCCCCTGAGCGCTCCCTCCGAGCAGCGCACACCCACCTGCAGCCAACACCCGCAGCTCACCGACCGGTCTGGCCCACCCTCCGCAGCAGCCACGCCGGCAGATTGGCTCCTTCCGGCGTCATTCTCCCGCTCCTTGCACTCGGAATGGCTCCGCCTGCCGCCACTCCAG gctGGTCGCCTGCTGATGCGGAAATTAAtggcagaggagctgtgcaTACCTTGGAACGAAGTCCACTTGCAAAGGACACCAAAAGGAAAACCTTTCCTGGCCAGTAACATAGTTGGTATCAACTCAAATTACAGCTTCAATGTCTCTCATCAAGGAGATTATGCAGTCCTTGCAGCTGAGCCTGAGCTTCAAGTTGGCATTGATATTATGAAGACTGATTTACCAG GTAGTAGCTCAATTCCAAATTTCTTTCACTTAATGAAGCGACAGTTTACTGAAACAGAGTGGGATGTAATCAAGTCCATGAGTAATGAATGGATGCAGCTGGATATGTTTTATCGGCACTGG GCCTTAAAAGAAAGCTTCTTAAAGGCCATTGGAGTTGGAATTGGCTTTAACTTGCAAAGAATTGAATTTAATGTGTCTCCATTGCAACTGGAAATAGGAAAGGTGTATAAGGAGACAAAGATGTTTCTGgatggagaaaaagaagaggagTGGACATTTGAg GAAACCCGCTTGGATGGCAATCATCATGTTGCAGTGGCACTTGGGAAACAGGAGGGATTTGCACAGAAGGATTCTGAT GTCCATTCCATGGAGCCCAACCAACCACAATTTACATTATTGACTTTTGAAGACTTAGTTGCATCTGGTATTCCTGTTGCACCTGAGGATTCTGCATATTGGGACAACTTCTGTTCAAAGCAGGAGGGTCCAGTGAGACAGAGTTCACATTCAAGATAG
- the AASDHPPT gene encoding L-aminoadipate-semialdehyde dehydrogenase-phosphopantetheinyl transferase isoform X2, producing MGQRDSLPSQRGPAAACGAPRHAASPQAVRRRSPLSAPSEQRTPTCSQHPQLTDRSGPPSAAATPADWLLPASFSRSLHSEWLRLPPLQAGRLLMRKLMAEELCIPWNEVHLQRTPKGKPFLASNIVGINSNYSFNVSHQGDYAVLAAEPELQVGIDIMKTDLPGSSSIPNFFHLMKRQFTETEWDVIKSMSNEWMQLDMFYRHWALKESFLKAIGVGIGFNLQRIEFNVSPLQLEIGKVYKETKMFLDGEKEEEWTFEVHSMEPNQPQFTLLTFEDLVASGIPVAPEDSAYWDNFCSKQEGPVRQSSHSR from the exons ATGGGGCAAAGGGATTCCCTTCCCTCACAGCGCGGCCCGGCCGCGGCATGCGGCGCTCCCCGCCATGCCGCCTCTCCGCAGGCGGTGAGGCGCCGGTCCCCCCTGAGCGCTCCCTCCGAGCAGCGCACACCCACCTGCAGCCAACACCCGCAGCTCACCGACCGGTCTGGCCCACCCTCCGCAGCAGCCACGCCGGCAGATTGGCTCCTTCCGGCGTCATTCTCCCGCTCCTTGCACTCGGAATGGCTCCGCCTGCCGCCACTCCAG gctGGTCGCCTGCTGATGCGGAAATTAAtggcagaggagctgtgcaTACCTTGGAACGAAGTCCACTTGCAAAGGACACCAAAAGGAAAACCTTTCCTGGCCAGTAACATAGTTGGTATCAACTCAAATTACAGCTTCAATGTCTCTCATCAAGGAGATTATGCAGTCCTTGCAGCTGAGCCTGAGCTTCAAGTTGGCATTGATATTATGAAGACTGATTTACCAG GTAGTAGCTCAATTCCAAATTTCTTTCACTTAATGAAGCGACAGTTTACTGAAACAGAGTGGGATGTAATCAAGTCCATGAGTAATGAATGGATGCAGCTGGATATGTTTTATCGGCACTGG GCCTTAAAAGAAAGCTTCTTAAAGGCCATTGGAGTTGGAATTGGCTTTAACTTGCAAAGAATTGAATTTAATGTGTCTCCATTGCAACTGGAAATAGGAAAGGTGTATAAGGAGACAAAGATGTTTCTGgatggagaaaaagaagaggagTGGACATTTGAg GTCCATTCCATGGAGCCCAACCAACCACAATTTACATTATTGACTTTTGAAGACTTAGTTGCATCTGGTATTCCTGTTGCACCTGAGGATTCTGCATATTGGGACAACTTCTGTTCAAAGCAGGAGGGTCCAGTGAGACAGAGTTCACATTCAAGATAG
- the AASDHPPT gene encoding L-aminoadipate-semialdehyde dehydrogenase-phosphopantetheinyl transferase isoform X3 has product MGSVRWAFPCGAWRPRRREWLLAAQLVQPEEKERIGKFVFARDAKAALAGRLLMRKLMAEELCIPWNEVHLQRTPKGKPFLASNIVGINSNYSFNVSHQGDYAVLAAEPELQVGIDIMKTDLPGSSSIPNFFHLMKRQFTETEWDVIKSMSNEWMQLDMFYRHWALKESFLKAIGVGIGFNLQRIEFNVSPLQLEIGKVYKETKMFLDGEKEEEWTFEETRLDGNHHVAVALGKQEGFAQKDSDVHSMEPNQPQFTLLTFEDLVASGIPVAPEDSAYWDNFCSKQEGPVRQSSHSR; this is encoded by the exons aTGGGCAGCGTGCGCTGGGCCTTCCCGTGCGGTGCatggcggccccgccgccgcgaGTGGCTGCTGGCCGCGCAGCTGGTGCAGCCCGAGGAGAAGGAGCGCATCGGCAAGTTTGTGTTTGCCCGCGATGCCAAAGCCGCCTTG gctGGTCGCCTGCTGATGCGGAAATTAAtggcagaggagctgtgcaTACCTTGGAACGAAGTCCACTTGCAAAGGACACCAAAAGGAAAACCTTTCCTGGCCAGTAACATAGTTGGTATCAACTCAAATTACAGCTTCAATGTCTCTCATCAAGGAGATTATGCAGTCCTTGCAGCTGAGCCTGAGCTTCAAGTTGGCATTGATATTATGAAGACTGATTTACCAG GTAGTAGCTCAATTCCAAATTTCTTTCACTTAATGAAGCGACAGTTTACTGAAACAGAGTGGGATGTAATCAAGTCCATGAGTAATGAATGGATGCAGCTGGATATGTTTTATCGGCACTGG GCCTTAAAAGAAAGCTTCTTAAAGGCCATTGGAGTTGGAATTGGCTTTAACTTGCAAAGAATTGAATTTAATGTGTCTCCATTGCAACTGGAAATAGGAAAGGTGTATAAGGAGACAAAGATGTTTCTGgatggagaaaaagaagaggagTGGACATTTGAg GAAACCCGCTTGGATGGCAATCATCATGTTGCAGTGGCACTTGGGAAACAGGAGGGATTTGCACAGAAGGATTCTGAT GTCCATTCCATGGAGCCCAACCAACCACAATTTACATTATTGACTTTTGAAGACTTAGTTGCATCTGGTATTCCTGTTGCACCTGAGGATTCTGCATATTGGGACAACTTCTGTTCAAAGCAGGAGGGTCCAGTGAGACAGAGTTCACATTCAAGATAG
- the AASDHPPT gene encoding L-aminoadipate-semialdehyde dehydrogenase-phosphopantetheinyl transferase isoform X4 produces MRKLMAEELCIPWNEVHLQRTPKGKPFLASNIVGINSNYSFNVSHQGDYAVLAAEPELQVGIDIMKTDLPGSSSIPNFFHLMKRQFTETEWDVIKSMSNEWMQLDMFYRHWALKESFLKAIGVGIGFNLQRIEFNVSPLQLEIGKVYKETKMFLDGEKEEEWTFEETRLDGNHHVAVALGKQEGFAQKDSDVHSMEPNQPQFTLLTFEDLVASGIPVAPEDSAYWDNFCSKQEGPVRQSSHSR; encoded by the exons ATGCGGAAATTAAtggcagaggagctgtgcaTACCTTGGAACGAAGTCCACTTGCAAAGGACACCAAAAGGAAAACCTTTCCTGGCCAGTAACATAGTTGGTATCAACTCAAATTACAGCTTCAATGTCTCTCATCAAGGAGATTATGCAGTCCTTGCAGCTGAGCCTGAGCTTCAAGTTGGCATTGATATTATGAAGACTGATTTACCAG GTAGTAGCTCAATTCCAAATTTCTTTCACTTAATGAAGCGACAGTTTACTGAAACAGAGTGGGATGTAATCAAGTCCATGAGTAATGAATGGATGCAGCTGGATATGTTTTATCGGCACTGG GCCTTAAAAGAAAGCTTCTTAAAGGCCATTGGAGTTGGAATTGGCTTTAACTTGCAAAGAATTGAATTTAATGTGTCTCCATTGCAACTGGAAATAGGAAAGGTGTATAAGGAGACAAAGATGTTTCTGgatggagaaaaagaagaggagTGGACATTTGAg GAAACCCGCTTGGATGGCAATCATCATGTTGCAGTGGCACTTGGGAAACAGGAGGGATTTGCACAGAAGGATTCTGAT GTCCATTCCATGGAGCCCAACCAACCACAATTTACATTATTGACTTTTGAAGACTTAGTTGCATCTGGTATTCCTGTTGCACCTGAGGATTCTGCATATTGGGACAACTTCTGTTCAAAGCAGGAGGGTCCAGTGAGACAGAGTTCACATTCAAGATAG